The sequence accatcctggccaacatggtgaaacaccgtctctactaaaaatacaaaaattagccaggcgtgttggcgggtgcctgcagtcccagctactcaggaggctgagacaggggaattgcttgaacctgggaggcagagcttgcaatgagctgagatcccaccactgcactccagcctgggtgacagagtgagactccgcctcaaaaaaaaaaaaacaaaaaaaacaataaaaacccggAAATCATGTTACCAAGTATTTATTTGGGATGAGGACAGGAAATTGAGGACAAGGTATAAGAATAACAATTCCCTTTAATGCTCAAAGCAAATTATGTACTCTTTTTCTCTAGTCTGCAAGCTTAGTAGCAGCAGATTGGGTAGCGTTCACCATGGATGAAGGAGGTCCCACCAAGATGTTCTCCAAAAAGGCAGTATAGTACTCTGCAATGGCAGATCAAGCCCTTTGTTGAGCCTGGGGACCCAGAGAGAGCATCAGAAATTGAGTATGGGGTCAACAGTGGGTGGTAAAGTGAATCTTGGAGAAGTCACATGTTGGCTGATGAGTGATCTTGGCTGTATTGCAGCCGGTAGCACAAACAATCTCAGTCAATAGGAATAAATACACCGAGCAGTGCTGGTCACTCAGGATTCGAGACTCATTCTCCTTTGCTTCACTTTTTTGCATTGCtgcccatcacacacacacctgaaCACACTTTTAGGCTCCTCTCCAGGTTCTAAAACCTCCTATATAGACAGGGCAACATATTTTCTATATACTTAAGCTTGTTTGTCTGGATCCAGAAGGAACTAGGTAGCATCTCCTTATATCTTAAATCTAGTGAATTTCACAGTCATATCTTGGAATCAAgtttttggagaaagaaaaatctcttaGATTTCTTTGGTTCTCTATTCCATTTAGATATGAGAAAATCCAGGACCAGAGATGTTAAGTAAAGCCGCCTAAGTGACATCTGCCACTGAGATCCAATTCCAGAGCCTGTCTCCTGTCCTTCTGTCTAGTCTGTAGCTCTGCATGCTGGCATCTCTCACCTGGAACCTGAAGAgaggagctgtcatctcctgaaAAGTAAATGACCACATCCTGGTCGTCTGCTGGAGGCTGCTTCTGGGCTGGCATCTCATCAGCTCTTGCCTGGAGCGGCTCTGCCCAGGCCTGAAGGGCCACCAGGAGAAAGGCAGAGAGGAGGGTGAGGGTCCTCATAACTGTAGTCAcctggaggagaggagggagagcaggagtGGATGTGTGGGGACGGAGGAGCCAGGCTGAATTTATAGCTCTGCTGCGAGAAGGCTcggaggtggatgctgcagtgagagGAGGTAGGCATTTCGTTGGAGAGGTTGCAGGTGTTCATTGGCCTCCACGTCCTTCTGAGACTCCTCTGCTCTCCCAGCTTTCATTCTAGTGTGAATCTCTAGGTTTAGTGTCTATGCTAGCTTGGAATTCACGGTGATGATAAGGACCCTaccattatttctgtttttacctgcttaaatatttacttttaatattgCAAAAAGTAATCGTAACAGTGATTTAATTCAGTAATTTCAGGGAATAAATCCCtcttattttctgaaaatgagaCCTCTTCTCTTCAGAAATCCAGACCCTCATAACAGACCTCAATTCCACTGTAGTAGAGAACTAATTCATTGCAGGGTTCAAGGGCATTATCACCCTCATTAAGGGGTTTTTGAGGTTAGGGAATGAGCAGTCTCCTATAGGAGCTGGGGTAGAGAGAACAGTAACCTCATCAGGCTATAGGTGAAACAAGTTCAGTGAGATAGAGATAGAGTTGATTGgaagataaaaatatgtttattattttcagcTCAATATGTGTAAATAGACACATTGTATGTGTCTAATATATACTACCTTAGAATTTGAGATATGTATACATGTGGTCTTTTTTcttataccacatacaaaaatcaactcaatggattgaagacctaaacataagatctgaaaccataaacTACTAGAAGAATATATAGGGATTAAGCTTTTTGACATTAATCTGGGCAATTATTTCTTGGCTATGACATCAAAGGGACaggcaataaaatggaaaatagacaAGCGGGGCTGTGTTGAACACTAAAGcacctgcacagcaaaggaaaccatcaactgagtgaaaaggcaacacagaacatgagagaaaatatttgcaaaccctaCGTGTTAGAATGGGTAAATATCCGAATATACAAGGAAgtcaaacaattcaatagcaaaaaacaattAATCTGATTAATCAATGGGCCAGTGAGCCCCCATGATGGCTCACACAGGCAATCTCAGCGCTTTCAAAGGCCAAagtaggaagatcgcttgagcccaggagttggagaccagcttgagcaacatagtgagactccatctctgcaaaataaataaataataaatgaaaactcAATGGGCCAAGAACATGAATagacttttctcaaaataaaataatgttttagcaGCTATGAGTATGATCATCTCTGTTGGACACGTTAAGTAGGACATGTGTGTTTGGAAGGAAACTGCTTGAGTTTATTAACTGAACTCAtagccactgcccccagcaaCAAACAGTCCCAGACGGCAAAATATTCCCTCACTGGGTCCCTCTGAGGTGGCCCCATAATCACAGGTCAGATTGGGAGCACAGCTTCCTGGGTGGAACCGCAGTATGAAAGTTTAAGTTTTGTATTGTATTACTGACAGATTGTTAAGCTAGGTGAGGCCACCAGAGTGGGCAGAGTACAGTCCCCTGTCCCAGGCCTCATGTTGCCACATGAGCAGCTGTGCACAAGCAGGAAAGGACTTCCCCTATTTAAGGGTCTTTTGGGGACAGGTGTCCTAATTTTCAGGGTTACTTTCTATTGAGTAGTTTAAATACCTGCTGGTAAGAGCAGTTGAGAAATTTGTTGGGAAGCTGGCATTAAAATAGGAGTTCACAGAGGGATGCCTTGTCTATGGTCAGCCCTGGCCAGGCCCAGGCAGCAACCAACTATGAATTCTCCATGACTCCTAAGACAATTGACCCTGTGATGCCTACACTGGTGCTGAGGCTGAACTATCTGCACCAAAAGAATATTGAAAGCCACTGGGACAGGCTGGCCTGTGTTTCATAGTATCCACCCTGTAAGGAGGCTAGGCTAAGAATGCCGCTCTCACACAGATGAGGATTTGGAATATGGCCTGAACCAGCCTCCTGGGAACCTGGGGTCCAAccataaaaacaaatcaaagctGTTTGGACAAACAGGTGTGTTGGAGAATGCCCGGGGGAGAGGAGTGCCACCTCGGCTTGTGTTGCTAAGCAGGGCAGGTTTGTTGGACTTTCCGGAATTAAGGATGTACATGCAATGTGTGGTTTCTTAGAGGGAAAAATCACCTCTTCTCTTGACCTTAGAGAGTTGAGACTAAACAATTTTTTAGGACTGTTTGGGCCTAGAAATCCTGAGATTTTTAGGTGAGACCTTATGTGTCTCAGAGGTCTCACAAGGGAGGGAGCCAAGGTGGCAGCAAGACGGTGCTGTGTGCTCAAACACCTTGTTCTAAAGCCAGTTCAGGACAGGCTTAATGGCCACCATACACTCAGCATGAGTGGGATGATTACTCTATGCTTGGGATACACAGGATGGAGCTGGTATGGTCCCTCCTGGGTTATTTGAGGGGGAGTGCTAGGGAGAATagtgcacattttaaaatgtaccactctccaccctcctcctcctcctcctcatagTGAGGTAAATGGCATCAGTTTTCTGGAAATCAGAAAAGAATGCAGTCACTCCTGAGGGAATAAATACCTACAGCGAGGTTGCCAAGCCCAGTGTGCAGGCCGGGCAGCCACTGTTGCCATGGCAGGGCTGTGCACAGCGCTGGTCCAGCAGGCCGGATACACAGGACCTCCCCTGCAGCTCTGTGTGAAGGCAGCAGGCACCGGGCTGTGGAGGACTTGGGGCAGTGGAGTGAGAGCTGAAGCGTCTCCCTCAGTCTTAAGGAGGGAAGAGGCATCTCAAGCCTCGCTAGGGGTGGTCGCTGTTGCAGAGCAGTGAAGTCGGCTGCCCCTCTGAGGAAGCAGTGAGTTCCTGATCTGTAGCAGCCCAGCAATTTCACCGTTGGAGGAAGTAGGCACTGGACTCATTCCAGCAGAGGAAGAGATTAGGGCCATTCAGGGAACTGGGCCCCAGATGATGGTTTTAGGTTCTAGGGCATTAGTAGGTGCCTGAAGGGCCCAGTGGATATGGATGTAGAGGCAAAATGAGAAGGGGTGTGTGCACGTGGGGAAAGTCTGCTGGTTTTGGGAAACGTCCAGTGTCCTGCAGAAGTGAAACCTGGACCAGCCTCCTGCACACAGAACACACTCCAATCCACAGGCATTTCCTCAGTAACACATGAGCGTGCTGTTATGGGGGAGCTGGTTAAATTTGGGTGTGATATTGTTACACACAGGTCTCCCAAGTCCGTAGTTTTTGCATAACTTGTAAGGCAGCCTCATGGTGTGACCTAGGCCCTATGGTTTCCTCGCACTAGAGGGTATAGCTAATGGGGTTACATGAAGACAAATGGTGTTCCCAGCAAAATACCACTCTATGAAGTCACCTGCAGGATACGCAACAAAGCATGAGCTAAGAGAGCAGCTAAGCAGGGGTCCAGGTACTGGATGTCAGCCAGCACCATGTCCTGGGGGTGGTGAGGTCCCTACCCTGTAGCAGTAAGGAGAGGCTGGTTTAGTGGTGACCTCACCATCAAGGTGAGATTCCTTGGAGTCCCCTGGTTCTGGTGAGGCTGTTGTTTTTCTTGACAACTCTTGGGTTGGGGCGCTGTGGTCTGAGGCTGTGGCCATCCATGACCCCCACCCCAATCGATTTTTCCATGAATTTCTACAAGTGTAGACTTCCAGTGTAGACGTCGTTGAAACTGTTCTCTCATACACATGCATTTGAATTTCCAGAGAATATTGAAGTGAGCCTGCGCTAGGTTGGAGCTGACTCTCCATAAGAGCCTTGACACCATCAGGCTGGAGTAAATATTCTGCGGAAGCTGTGGGTGGGGGTACAGGTGTGGGTGTGACAGGAGAGAGGCCTTCAGCAGCAAGGATATTCCCACACAGCTGAGGCAGTCTGGTGGCCCCAGCAGACACAGGGTGTGTGGACCTTGGGCATGGCCCTGGAACATGGTTTTGACCTGGTAGGGAAGGGCAGTCTTGGAACATAGCGTACGTGTTAGAGTGGGGCAGGGCGGAGGCTGCATGGGGGTGAGCTCTGAGGACTGTCCACCTCCCAGCTCCTCAGAGAGCACCACCCTGTCCCTCCCCTCAGCCCTTTGTCCACCCGCCTGGAGGGAGGGTCCTGGTGCTGCCTGTGCCACACAGCGACTCCCACGCCTGCAGATCCAGCTGGGACAGGCAGGAGTTCCAAGTCCCTGCCCtttgtctgcctttcccagccacCTCTCACAAGCTGTCTATGTGTCTAGTATTGGCGTCTGCAGAAATTTTACAAAAAACTATGAGGGAATAACTCCCTTGAGCTGTTTAAAATGTGTCCCTAAATCATTGACTCTCCTCACACAGAAAAGGAGGTTTACTTATCCCCTGTTGAATCGAGACTGGGTAACATCTTGACAAATTGAGTGCACCTGACttagtgccatgctgtttttctGGGATCGGGCCTGATGAACTGGTATCTTTCACTTCCTCTCTATTGGACGGTGCTGCAACCTGAATATTTTTGTCCCTCTGAAATTCATACGTTAAAATCTTAAACCATTAGTTGATAGTATAAGAGGTGGGAGCTTTTGGGAGTTAAGAAGGTCAGAAGGGCACAGGCTTTATGAGTAGCATTAGTGCCCTTATAGAAGatgccccagagagctccctctcTGGTGAGAGGGCTCACTAGATGAGAATACAGTgagaagatgccatctatgaGTCAGAAAAGCAGCTCTCATGACACCAAATCTCCTGGCACCTTGATTTAGACTTATCAGTCCAtgagaaacacatttctgtttttataagcaGCTTTGTTTATGGCATTATTTTGCTAGCAGCCCAGACAGACTAAGAGCGCTGGTGACTTTGGAGCCCAGGCACCATGCTTAGAGGAAGCCTAAGTGTTGGACAGGGAGAGGAACCGAGCCCATCTACAAGGACTGGCTAGAGAATGCAAAGCAACCTGCTTtctgggaaaaaacaaaaacaaaaacaaaaaaacaagaaacaaaaaacaactctgaTTTGCAGTGTTTTTAAGTTTCTATTCTTAAAATTCTCCCAGCTATAGATCATTTAACAATTATTTCACAAAAACTCCTCTCTCATGAGCCAGCATGATCCGACCCCAGCATATCACACAGTCCCTTCCCTCAGTCTTGCCGGAGCTCCCACCTGAGCCAGCACTGCCTGCCCCTGTGCAGGAGTGTCTCAGCCCTGAGATCTTCAGATCCCAGCAGAACCTCTCCTCTGATGCCCCTGGAGGGAGCCAGGCCCCAGTTGCAAATGTGTGAGCGAAGACCTGATGATGCTGTTTCAATCCTCTGAATTTTGTGGTGGCTTTTTACAAAGCAGCAGGTGA comes from Pan troglodytes isolate AG18354 chromosome 7, NHGRI_mPanTro3-v2.0_pri, whole genome shotgun sequence and encodes:
- the DEFA7 gene encoding defensin-7 precursor, translating into MRTLTLLSAFLLVALQAWAEPLQARADEMPAQKQPPADDQDVVIYFSGDDSSSLQVPGSTKGLICHCRVLYCLFGEHLGGTSFIHGERYPICCY